The Aspergillus flavus chromosome 6, complete sequence nucleotide sequence AGTCCGTGGTCTAGCCTAGTCTGCAGCTGATGTGGAACTGCTCCGGTGATGACTTGCATACCATTTCCCTGTCCGTGACTGGTTAGTTGCTTGGCGCCATAAATCACCTCCAATGATTCCACGTTCTTCTCGGACCTCCCCGGCTATCGTCCGTTCGTTATCTCTCCAAAGGACATGGATAGGTTACGCTGCACCTGGTTGGGAAGCTTGAATCGTGCCATGTCGATTGGatgaaaagagagaaaaggcggcactgggaaagaaaaggagagaaagaagaagcgcccAACATAGCCCCGATAGTCAAAGGGCATCTGGGCGACTGTGTAACCACACAATATGCGACGTATAGAAGTGGCCACAATCCAAACCGTTAATGTGCAGGCGCGATTTAAGATCTACTGGTAAGTAGGACTAAACAGTGGAGAGGGGACGCTGTGCATAGTTGCTACTAGTAATGTGTTACCGTTGATCTTGGGGTTGAGGTTGGGGGGGTGGGGGCGGAGTAGAATCAATGATTTTTGCGATGGCGCCATGTCTTCTCAATACATTCATCGTCCGAGAGAGCATCCTTCTTACCAGCGATGTACTGTCAGTTACTGTGAATATCAAACGCACGGTCCCAAAGTGATCAGCCCCTACTGTAGTTCCCGCTCAAGTGACCTTCCGGTGCAAAGTCAATCCGTCGTCGGCGCTGGTCATCTGCCTGTTGGAATGCCTGGACTATGTGGGTTTGGTACTCTGAGTAGCCTATAGGGTTCGAGGATGTCCCTAGCACCGTGAGTATCTGGTCGGCCGGGACAGATTCCTCTGGTCGATCCAAGTATTTCACGTTGGAGTGTATCTGGTTAGGCAGATGTAACCGTTGTGATGGCGGATAGTTGACCACTTCGGGATTGTTTCCGATTGTCTCTGATCTTGTCTCACTCTCCGTCGAGCTGTCTTGCATATCGATACTCGTTAACTCTATCCTACTTTCTCTTGCTTGAAGGTGGCATACTTTTGTCGAGTTTAATATTACGGAGAATTGTCCATGTCAGATCCCGTCGATCGCGGGCTTTATGGGGCTTCTTCGGGGTCAACCCTAATTAGGAAGTTACTTAAGAATTCCGTTGAAGAGCATGTCCACCTCTCGTTcatttagtttatataatgaCATCGATATCAATAGATGAAACTTTGTCTGGTTGCACAAGTctaattctaaataaataaacttatCACACACCGATGACCCTTTGATAGTGTCgtgcttttctcttccatctgtCTCTCTTCGCCGGGAACTAAGGACGGGATCGACATGGTAGCAGAACGGGACTCTTCCACGTCTTCGTAGATCAACCATTTCTTACCAGCAGAAATAAAGGCTAACGGTCTTTCCACTACTGCTAGGGCCACGTAGGCTtggtattattatatttgtTTTGCTATTGTTCGTATTATAGTTCGtcttattattcttttttctttttatctgTGTTAATATGACGATTAGTCCCAAAAAGACTCAGAAACGAAGTGATCCAGAATGAATTACTATGACAATACCGTACGAGATGGTCGATCATCAATCAAAAGCGAGGAGAAGCGCGTGTCTTGTGATTGGTCCTGAAGTGGAAAGGCGCGAGATTCCATTGAAAATCAGGAAAAAGCAGATCGGTCACGGATCCTCCATTCCAAGAGCATATTCGGTAGAACCGATGATCTCTTCATCTCAATTATGATTTTTGCTCCAGAAATAGGGAGTCACTAATTGCAAGACGAAAGAAACCTGAAAAGCCAAAATAGAGACGGAAGTAGATGGTGACTTCTGGACCGAGACTCTCCATCCTTTTATCATCATATCATATTATATCGTCCAGCCTTTCCATTGGTATCTTTACACTTTCGCCGTCTCGGTATTACTTAACGCTTAGTGCTCTCAGCCTTGCCTGGTTTAGATTTCTTCCTAGTGGTCAGGCGAGATTCGTTCAAACTACTAAACGTCGGACTCCACGTAGGGTCTTGACAGGATACTGAGGATCTCCCGGTCACCTATCGctcctactactagtaccaGTGAGTCTAAAGTAAATACactaaaagagaaaattTCTTTGACCAATGACTAGATTTGGCGAATGGGCTGGCCTCGTCCTACCTCGGGAGGCATCCACTAAGCAAGCCATTCATTCCAGGGCCTAGTCTACAACTAATCAAGCCTATGGTTCAATCGCTATCATTGTCAGCAGCTCTTATTAGCAAGGACTAAGTCCAGTTTCATTGGCTTCTGCAGTTCTCCTCCACGCTATCTGCCTTGTTTGACTGCGACACGATTCTTGTACTATCATTCCATACAGTGCAAGCCACAACCGTCGCTTCAGAAATCCGCCTTTCCCCTCGTGTTTGACTTGCTCCGTGCACTCCTAGCTCCTTGAGGGCCAACGGTCGAAAGAGGGACAaaagacgaaggaaaaaggagggagaaaaagagaaaagaaaaaagaaagaacgtCAACAGTCCCAAATTGCCAAAAGCGACTTCTCCCCCGAAATCACTTGGGCAAAGTTGATATCACACTGGTCAGATCCATTCGTTCCGGGGGAAGAAGCGGCTCTGTCCGAGTGCCAAACCCAAGGATTGCCCCGCGGTGGTTCTGCGAcatatttctaatttattgACAAAAGTATGGATTactttttgctttttggtttttgacTTTCATTGGGACCCTCTTTTTGCAATTCCAAATCCCATTGTTATTGTGTTTTTACTGGTCCTATTCATTTATCCACGAATAGCTGGACGCATGGATTGATCATTGCTACCTAAGGTTGATCCACGCAATCGCGCCCCATTCTTCGTCGAGTGTTGTTATCATCGCCGAAAGTCTCTTGATCCCCTATCGATATCAGGACCCTTTCGTCCATTACACTGTCGATCGATCCACTCCACTGTCGGTGGTCTGCGATCCTCTTTCTTTATAGTCATCCGGACCATCTGCGAGGTAAGGAATTGGAAATACAACTACTACTTTGACAATTTCCTCCGAAACCGACTGCTACTGCATTTTTCCGTGAATAAGTCGGAACCAAGCGATCGTGCAGGGATCAGTTTTCATGACGACCAGTGCTCATCCAATACGCACTAAATTAGTCGTCCGTCCATACGTCCGCGCTACCCGATCGTCCACATGCTGCTTGTCCCGTATCATCAAGTGGAAGAATAAATCTTCGAGGACGAATACTAGATTAGATTAGGTAACGACTGAAGAAGTGATTGGGGAAGTAAGTCCGTTCAtttcatctttctcttttcccttatAAGCTAGAGGGGCGCGTCATACGTGTTCTATCGCGTTAGTATTTCTATTCTTATCGGACCTCGGACCTCGATTCGTGGCTTTGGATTTGATTTATCTTCTCTACCgaatcctttttttttttttttagcccTTGTTGTTCTCACCTCTGGTACTTGCTTTTGGGGTTGTGGGCTGGTTTCAACCGTCAGCACACGAAGAGAAGCTTAGGGTAGGATTTGAGTCGGGGAGGGTAGTAGTTTGTTTGACGGAACGAGAGATCATCAATGCGCCCGCGTTGAATCGTGACCCAAGCGGTGCACCGCCAATCAAGGAGGGTGTGGCGCCGCCTCCCGCCTTGAGCTGTGATCCTATCGTTGAACAACCCTTCCTTTCCGACCCCCTCCTTCGACACTCTCAACTAACcttacccttttcttttaccctccctctttcatcatctgcttgtggtttttattttatttttcctttcattTCCTGGGGTGGccccctttcctttcccagtCCCAACTCCAACTTTGGTCCCCACCCAACTGCTGTCCTGGTTTGTCTCCCCTTTCACTCTAACCCAATAAACCCATCGGTTCTGTTGCCTGGCACACTTTGCGACCTACACACAGACACCAGCCCGTTGGTCACACATAACCCCAGTCTGGTGTACCCACTGATCGGTTCCCTCAGCGTGAATCATCTTCAAGTGTTATCTGCTGAACCCCTCCCTAAGCCTATCGCTCTTCAAAGCCCGGGTGACAGTGCTTGCTGCAGGAAAGGAACCTTGGGAAAGGGAAACCCCGTCCGGTTCGCCCCTCTCCATATCCTCTTCCCCCTCCAAAATAGAAAACACGTCACAGCCGCAAGGTGTGGCGGTGTCTGTCCCTGGTCACCTTTCCCCCCCAAAAGCCCGTCAAGCCACAAATCACCTGTCATCTGCCTCGCCTCCATTGTTCCTCTTTTGTCTCTGGGTGTTCTCACCGCCTAACACCATTGCTAGTCCTGTCAAAGCTCGCGCGACACTGATTTGCTCTGAACCTTCCCGCTGATCCGCTTCCTGCCACCTTCCAGTCCAACCACCCACTGCATGCGAGATCGTGGTCTGCGTTCATTGTTCCGAGGATCACTTGCATCGTTACAGCTGCTCTGCTGTCTTGTCTCGCTGCAGTAGCCCACTCAGTCGTCATCTCACCCGTTTTGGTGTTGACACCTTTCGCGTTCCCTTGACGCGCCTTGCGGCCTTGCGACGGCTCTTCAACCTCTTTCCGTCCTCCTTGGCCCGCCATGTATGGCACCTCTCATTCCTCCGTCTCCGCTCCCATGAATGGGATCGGAGGCGACCTTGTCGATGGTTCGGGAACTATTAATCCCGCTGCTTTGAATACCAACAGCGGTATGTTGtccctttgctttcttctttcttgttcttagttgtttcttttgttcccCTCACCTTGCCTCGTTCACATTCCACCTTTCTCCCTCcaattttaattcttttccAACTGGGTGTATCCCGCCATGCCGTTGAGCTATTTTTGTTCATACAATACCCATGTTGAATCGCTTATCGCGGCTGATTACAATGGGGTACTGCCATCGCCGTTCATGGAGGTCATTACGAGTTTTTACATATCTATGTGTCTGTCCATCGCGACGACCTCCAAACTGACGGCCTTTTGCTAGTCGCAGTTATTCTACCAACACCCTCGTTTGGTACGAGCGCAAACACCGCTCCTCGCGGGATCAAGCGGAGTCGGACTCCAGATCAGCGCGGATTGTTCCGCGCTGATGGAGATCATGACGACGGTATGTGCGCGTCGCGAGTTATCATACGGTTTGCTTAGACACCGTATAAGACACTCTCGAGCCGCTTCGTCTCATTTAACCACTATTTGTTGTTTTATTGATTTAACGCGTGCACGCTTTCCCCTATGTCATCTTTATTGAGTTCCATGTCGACTAACGTGAGGTCCATCCGACCATCTGCCAGCAGGTGCGGACGAACATGGCCGTCGAAAGCGTGGGCGCCCTCCAAAGACCCCACGCCCCTCTACCACAGCTATTGGCGATCAAGCGACTAATATTCATATGCAAACCCCACGAATGCAAGCACAGCCCCTCCCTCACCAGGCGGGTGTCAACGTGTCGCCTCCCCAAGCATCGCCTCCGGACAAGACCACCCCGACCAAGTCCACCCTGGTCAAGGCACTCCCGACCGTCCGCGATCACACGACTGATCAACTGAACGAGGAGGGCGACGAGTACATCCCGAAGGAATTCGATGAAGCtggtgagaagaaggtcaatGCCATGGGTTATCTTACAGGCAACCGGGAGTACAAATGTCGCACGTTCCGTGTGCCTCACCGCGGAACGAAGCTTTTCATGCTAGCAACCGAATGTGCACGTGTACTTGGGTACCGCGACTCATATCTGTTGTTCAACAAAAATCGATCTCTGCACAAGATTATCGCCACGCAGATCGAAAAAGATGATTTGATTCAGCAAGACATCCTTCCATATTCCTACCGGTCACGTCAAATTGCCATTGTGACCGCAAGATCGATGTTCCGTCAGTTTGGCAGTCGAGTAATTGTGAACGGACGGCGAGTGCGTGATGATTATTGGGAGGGCAAGGCCCGGAAACAGGGCTTCACCGAAGACGACCTGGCGGGCGAGAAACGCCCCGGAGGGGCCAAAGCTCGCGATGCAGCCGCTGCGGAAGCGGCGAGTGCTGCCAGCCTCCTGCCAGCCCTGGCCCATGGCGATGTCATCTATAGCAATGCACTTGAGGCTATGCCCAACAGCTTACCTATGGGTCCACCATCGTCCGTTTCTCTTGCGCCGCTGCCGATGATCCATATGGCCACCACAACGGACGATCCGCGACTGAGAGAGTACAACAGCATGCCTAGGACCCGCCAAGAGTTGACTGGTCAGCCGTACCAAGACCGGACACAACCCAGTTCGGCGGCTGAGATTCTGAATCAGGCCTCTCACACCGCCGACTTTAATAAAATCCTGAGTTCCCAGCGCAGCTATCGCCAGAAAGGCTTGGAGGATTTCTATTCCAAGCAGCGCGAGATTCCAGCGTCCGCGGCTCAGTCGCAGCCTGGGCAGCTCGATTCGACTCCGTCGGCATCTCAACCCTTGCAGTCTCCTCAAATCGCGTCGGCTCCGATGATGAACACGACCCAGCCGCAGCAGGCCATGCTCCCCCATCAAACTCCGATGATACCCGGTCAGCCCGGCTTGCAGCAAGCGGTGGCCCACCCGCAACCCCCTGTTGGGCAGTCGCCCGCCCGGACAGGGCCTGCGGTTCGTCCTGACCTGATGCATCAGCGATCGAATCCTTCTCTATCTGCAGGCACTCCACAGCCTTCAGGCCCGTACGGTTACCCGTCACAACCGCAGCAGATGTGGGGTCAACCCCCGCCCCAACCGCAACCGTCGCCCTTGTCCGCCGCGGGTCCGCAGGCTGTGGGAATACCACAGTATGCCTCCCAACTACATGCACAGCAACAACACTCGCCTTCACCTCTCGCACAACATCCGTCGCAGTCTCCGCGGAACCAACCCCGTCCGCCTGCGCCACAAATGCCGCAGTCTTTCCCATTACATCATCCGCAGGCACCTCAACAACAGCCGATGGCATCCATGGGCTTTCCAGGCGGCACTGCGGCCCCATATGCTGCGATGACAGCTGCAAGAGGCATGTACCCTTCGACACAGGGGCCTGGTGGTCAGCAGTTTATGGCAGGAGCACCACAGCAGCCAGGCCTTGCCATGGGCATGAGCGCGGGAGGTGCCATGCCCGGCTGGGCCCCAACACCTGGCGGACCGATGCAACCGGGACATCCACAGCCAGGTCAATCCGGAGCTCCACTTGGATGGTCCGGTTACTAAAAGCCTACGAATAAGAAAGTCATGGCCGGCGTTGACCAGAATCTTGGCGTTCATGGGACTTAAGAGGCGTTGCGAGGATATTGTGACCTTTGTGTATCGAACACGTTCTATGtccccttttccctttctgcTCGTTTTGCCGTTCCACCCTTTCTAGCACCTTGTTATACCGCTTCCTGCTATACACTATCCTTACTCAAGGATAACAGCTAATGATAATCTGCgcattttctttctatacCCTCTGCTATACCCGATGATGTTGTGATTTTGTTTCTATGTTCTCTTTCCTTGGTTCCATAGGGCTTACACGTTACGAGTATGGAAGTTGTGCATTTCTTGTATGTCAATGATAGAAGGCCGGTCAGATAGGACGGTGGTGATACTTTTTTTCTCATCATGTTTCGTTTGGTCTAGGCGGGCGTTTCAGTCTACTGGTCTCAGTGTTTACTTTCCCCAGCATTTTATGATTATCTTAACTCTACTCAGCTATTCAAGTGTTCATGTTGGACATTGGACTCTGCGCCCTTCGAATGCTGGTGCGTATGTTGATGCTTTCAATGTTTGTGTTTATAGTATGCAGATTGCACGCAGGTTCATACTCTGGGGCTTCTAATTTGAATACATTTTCCCCATTTGTCTATGCTTGTCCTTTTTTGGTAGGTTGATTTGAACAGGTACTCCGTTGCAAGGACTATGCACGTGCGCCCATATCTATGATGTTTTCCCTTTGGTGGATATCTTGGCCTGATGATTGGTGCTTTTGCCATCTTGTCACTTGCATTTTGGTGGAATTTTGTCTTATTCCAGTAGTTGAGATTGAAGTTACGATATCCTATGTCACGTCGatattcatattcattcAATTATAACCTGCGTATACACTTTTGAGCAACAAGATATAGCAAGAACATCATCTATAGATACACAAACCGCCATTTCCTGGGCAGTATATAGCCATCGCAACCTCATTTATACAGAAACAGTAACCAAGGGCGTCGTCACAGGGACAGCCGTAGAGGGACACACGCACGAGTCGACAGACGTAACAGGCGGCGCAGTACAGTGTGCACTAGCAGTCCACGAAACCGAGGTCGTCGTCGGGGCCTCAGGGACGGTCTCGGCGCGCACGAGAACGGGTATGACAGCACCAGTGTTAAGTTTAAAGGTACGATGCTTGACCACACGGAGGATCGAGCTGATTTCGCCCGAATGGCTCGTAACTGAGACGAAGAGGCCGGAATTGTTGGCTTGGAAGATCGAGTCCAGGGCAGATTTACTACGGAGATCCTGCGCGGCGTTGGTTTCGGCTGTTACGCCGTTCCAGAGCTCGTCTATCTCTGTGAAACCGCGTTCGATGGGCCAAGTAGGGAATAGGTCGTGGATGTATGTGCGGTTGCGACGTTGATCACATGTGTGGATGCTGATTCCTTCACGGAGATACTCTTTGATCAGAGGGCGGAAGGGGGTGCTTTTGTGTGGGAGACTGAGGCCGGAGAAGGTGATGTTGGCTGTGCGGAGGGTGCGGGTTAGGGGGCTGACGAAGTAGCTGTCCGGTGGGTGAATATGTTG carries:
- a CDS encoding nuclear localization protein, producing MYGTSHSSVSAPMNGIGGDLVDGSGTINPAALNTNSVAVILPTPSFGTSANTAPRGIKRSRTPDQRGLFRADGDHDDGADEHGRRKRGRPPKTPRPSTTAIGDQATNIHMQTPRMQAQPLPHQAGVNVSPPQASPPDKTTPTKSTLVKALPTVRDHTTDQLNEEGDEYIPKEFDEAGEKKVNAMGYLTGNREYKCRTFRVPHRGTKLFMLATECARVLGYRDSYLLFNKNRSLHKIIATQIEKDDLIQQDILPYSYRSRQIAIVTARSMFRQFGSRVIVNGRRVRDDYWEGKARKQGFTEDDLAGEKRPGGAKARDAAAAEAASAASLLPALAHGDVIYSNALEAMPNSLPMGPPSSVSLAPLPMIHMATTTDDPRLREYNSMPRTRQELTGQPYQDRTQPSSAAEILNQASHTADFNKILSSQRSYRQKGLEDFYSKQREIPASAAQSQPGQLDSTPSASQPLQSPQIASAPMMNTTQPQQAMLPHQTPMIPGQPGLQQAVAHPQPPVGQSPARTGPAVRPDLMHQRSNPSLSAGTPQPSGPYGYPSQPQQMWGQPPPQPQPSPLSAAGPQAVGIPQYASQLHAQQQHSPSPLAQHPSQSPRNQPRPPAPQMPQSFPLHHPQAPQQQPMASMGFPGGTAAPYAAMTAARGMYPSTQGPGGQQFMAGAPQQPGLAMGMSAGGAMPGWAPTPGGPMQPGHPQPGQSGAPLGWSGY
- a CDS encoding putative GPI anchored protein, which translates into the protein MKISGFTSVALGLAAFAEASYVNYTTVTGYFLQDEATTDPSTFDFTTTNFGLINRTYPTDKGHGNKNSHRTQWERFYHQVVELNRKSGPNVDYKVLFLGRHGEGWHNAAEDYYGTPAWNCYWSLLDGNGTATWRDAELTDAGVKQAQVAHDFWQKELDTQHIHPPDSYFVSPLTRTLRTANITFSGLSLPHKSTPFRPLIKEYLREGISIHTCDQRRNRTYIHDLFPTWPIERGFTEIDELWNGVTAETNAAQDLRSKSALDSIFQANNSGLFVSVTSHSGEISSILRVVKHRTFKLNTGAVIPVLVRAETVPEAPTTTSVSWTASAHCTAPPVTSVDSCVCPSTAVPVTTPLVTVSV